In Myxococcus stipitatus, the following are encoded in one genomic region:
- a CDS encoding tetratricopeptide repeat protein, producing the protein MTPLRRSALTALFVSSGLWLSACASSPQTRPEQDPNKPAATPVVVQPPPPPRDTAKDFEQAVAMARTGELSAAEVALRALVTDHPKLDYAWTNLGIVQERLGKHEDAERAYRQALAVSPEQEAAWDCLTRLYGRTNRSAAVETELRGLLETKQDSVPLRTALAVSLLQQKKLEPAATEAKRALKGDERHTRAMQVLAQVYYREGKYELARMVMENARDIAPGDAATRNLLGLVYLGLKVRPQALEEFKEAAKLQPDFAEARNNFGAMLNEAQDYPAAVTELEASVRAAPDFAAARLNLGNAYRGQGDFERAKAEYEKVLALRPGQPDPFFNLAILYLDVEPPGLDPITRYKTALTYFEHYQAQGGRDDRIPQYTKDARKSIEREERRLERERKDQLRKAAEAEKAQREQAKQAPDTAPQKANPPPPDQAGTPAQQVPAPPAQAGTPGQQVPSPSAPPSQPGPPPSSEAPAAAPPSHVAPPAHTSPAPTQGAGTLAPAPASQAETKPVAAPTSESAPEQSGSGKLATDKN; encoded by the coding sequence GTGACCCCGCTGCGGCGCTCCGCCCTCACCGCGCTGTTCGTCTCGTCGGGCCTGTGGCTGTCCGCCTGCGCCTCGAGTCCCCAGACGCGCCCGGAACAGGACCCCAACAAACCAGCCGCCACGCCCGTCGTGGTCCAGCCTCCTCCGCCTCCTCGCGACACGGCGAAGGACTTCGAGCAGGCGGTCGCGATGGCGCGCACCGGAGAGCTCTCCGCGGCCGAGGTGGCCTTGCGCGCGCTGGTGACGGACCACCCGAAGCTCGACTACGCGTGGACGAACCTCGGCATCGTCCAGGAGCGGCTGGGCAAGCACGAGGACGCGGAGCGCGCCTACCGACAGGCCCTCGCCGTGTCACCTGAGCAGGAGGCCGCGTGGGACTGCCTGACGCGCTTGTACGGGCGCACGAACCGCTCCGCGGCGGTGGAGACGGAGCTGCGCGGACTCCTGGAGACGAAGCAGGATTCGGTGCCGCTGCGCACCGCGCTCGCGGTCAGCCTGCTTCAACAGAAGAAGCTGGAGCCCGCGGCCACGGAGGCCAAGCGCGCCCTCAAGGGAGATGAGCGGCACACCCGGGCGATGCAGGTGCTCGCGCAGGTGTACTACCGCGAGGGCAAGTACGAGCTGGCGCGCATGGTGATGGAGAACGCGCGGGACATCGCTCCCGGCGACGCGGCCACGCGCAACCTGCTCGGCCTCGTGTACCTGGGGCTCAAGGTCCGGCCGCAGGCGCTGGAGGAGTTCAAGGAGGCGGCGAAGCTCCAGCCGGACTTCGCGGAGGCTCGCAACAACTTCGGCGCGATGCTCAACGAGGCCCAGGACTATCCCGCCGCCGTGACGGAGCTCGAGGCCTCGGTGCGAGCCGCGCCCGACTTCGCCGCCGCCCGCCTCAACCTGGGCAATGCCTACCGCGGCCAGGGCGACTTCGAGCGCGCCAAGGCAGAGTACGAGAAGGTGCTCGCGCTGCGTCCCGGACAGCCGGACCCGTTCTTCAACCTCGCCATCCTGTACCTCGACGTCGAACCCCCAGGGCTCGACCCCATCACGCGATACAAGACGGCCCTCACCTACTTCGAGCACTACCAGGCCCAGGGCGGACGCGACGACCGCATCCCGCAGTACACGAAGGACGCACGCAAGAGCATCGAGCGCGAGGAGCGGCGACTCGAGCGCGAGCGCAAGGACCAGCTTCGCAAGGCGGCCGAGGCCGAGAAGGCGCAGCGCGAACAGGCGAAGCAGGCACCGGACACGGCGCCGCAGAAGGCGAATCCGCCGCCTCCCGATCAGGCAGGCACACCCGCCCAGCAAGTGCCCGCGCCTCCCGCTCAGGCAGGCACACCCGGCCAGCAAGTGCCCTCCCCTTCCGCGCCTCCCAGCCAGCCAGGCCCCCCGCCCTCGAGCGAGGCCCCCGCCGCCGCGCCTCCCTCGCACGTCGCCCCACCCGCCCACACGTCGCCGGCTCCCACGCAAGGAGCTGGAACTCTCGCCCCCGCCCCCGCGTCTCAAGCCGAGACGAAGCCCGTGGCGGCCCCCACCTCCGAGAGCGCCCCGGAACAGTCAGGCTCGGGTAAGCTGGCCACCGACAAGAACTAG